A single Montipora foliosa isolate CH-2021 chromosome 7, ASM3666993v2, whole genome shotgun sequence DNA region contains:
- the LOC138009632 gene encoding uncharacterized protein, with product MQSSNGQKILIGVYYRPPNTNIEYLQLMDDSLIKVRSLCNFDKIFLLGDFNLPNFDWVNQISLSTEAIYIKAYEMLNDSFLTQVNGYPTRNGNILDLVLSSTPDLITDLRVQEDLMDSDHSCVIFNININLKSSHALPKVVLNFKKANLEELKRTLNYVPWHVAMLDDDLDLNIMKWEDLFWAAVKEFVPTKRIKDKQTPPWIDAEVKALCRKKDRASYKASKSKSQVHIDHFKSLRREVKKLIRLKYQSYLKKLADDVEKEPKKFWNFYSSKTKSRKLPSSIKRDIFDSSPVTSSLDKANLFNNYFQSVFNKDTNEPPPPGSHSTVNVHKHLSHITIDSSEIKSILANLNPSKSP from the coding sequence atgcAAAGCAGCAATGGTCAAAAGATACTTATTGGAGTTTATTATCGTCCTCCCAATACAAACATAGAATACCTCCAACTTATGGATGATTCATTAATCAAAGTTCGAAGCTTGTGCAACTTTGACAAGATATTTCTACTTGGTGACTTTAATTTACCTAACTTTGACTGGGTCAATCAAATTTCACTCTCAACCGAAGCCATCTATATCAAAGCGTACGAAATGTTAAATGACTCGTTTCTCACGCAAGTTAACGGTTATCCAACGAGAAATGGAAATATCCTGGATCTAGTCTTGAGTTCCACACCTGATTTAATCACTGACCTTCGAGTCCAGGAAGACTTAATGGATTCTGATCACTCTTGTGTAATCTTCAATATTAACATCAACTTGAAATCCTCCCATGCTTTGCCAAAAGTAGTCCTCAACTTCAAAAAAGCTAACTTAGAAGAACTTAAAAGAACGCTAAATTATGTTCCTTGGCATGTTGCAATGCTGGATGACGATCTGGACTTAAATATAATGAAATGGGAAGATCTTTTTTGGGCGGCTGTTAAAGAATTTGTTCCAACAAAGAGGATTAAAGATAAGCAAACACCTCCCTGGATTGACGCAGAGGTCAAGGCACTATGCAGGAAGAAGGACCGAGCTAGCTATAAGGCCTCGAAATCAAAAAGTCAGGTCCATATTGACCACTTCAAATCGCTAAGGAGAGAGGTAAAGAAGTTAATTCGTTTGAAATATCAATCATACCTCAAGAAGTTAGCTGACGATGTCGAAAAAGAACCCAAGAAATTCTGGAACTTTTACAGCTCCAAAACCAAATCCCGAAAACTTCCATCATCCATCAAAAGGGATATCTTCGATTCATCTCCAGTTACAAGTTCCTTGGATAAAGCCAACTTGTTCAACAATTATTTTCAGTCAGTCTTTAACAAAGACACCAATGAACCTCCACCACCAGGTTCTCACTCTACTGTCAATGTGCATAAGCATCTCTCTCATATAACCATTGACAGCTCTGAAATTAAGTCCATCCTAGCAAACTTGAATCCATCTAAAAGTCCTTGA